The proteins below come from a single Rosa rugosa chromosome 2, drRosRugo1.1, whole genome shotgun sequence genomic window:
- the LOC133730700 gene encoding zinc finger BED domain-containing protein RICESLEEPER 2-like, producing the protein MARGKKPVARPHPTASGLEDSSTATSPSAPLQIEAPATSSQQAPVNDEAPATQAGSATQAGSATPSDSANPVSSAKRSFVWEHFKEYDKIEKGKDAEGNEIDIVKKRAHCIYCPRGKIGDFAVDSSKNGTSGMIRHINQFCRYYPPNISKTQRVLVGDKSQGNKLTAVAYDQDDYLEACVEMIVIDELPFTFVEKKGFNRFCTRVCPLFKVPSRRKLVTNFLRMYDAQKKELIKILKAYRVCLTTDTWTSVQNINYMVLTAHFVDVDWKMHKRVINFCVIQNHQGATIGRLIESCLLQWEIERVLTITVDNPSANKSALEWLISKMNKSECYKPVLGGKYMHVRCTAHITNLIVGHGLKRLQKSVLAIRNVVKYVRSSPNRLDSFRKAVERVKLPLKGLVCLDVPTRWNSTYLMLEAALKFKKAFVRMEEDEDQLYLGYFKEPEEEYDEEGNLIPSTNKRNRVGPPAKSDWEKAEIFVDLLRVFYDVTLRVSASLHPTVHTTFHDVVTMEKNINSLFLEPEIATGSDTENVLTDMAANMKSRFLKYYGSFQDLNHLVIIGLVLDARFKLRNYTHSLKEEGLDDFDVQHRTDEIKSLLMALYDEVQLEL; encoded by the coding sequence ATGGCTAGGGGGAAGAAACCAGTTGCTCGGCCTCATCCAACTGCTTCAGGGCTTGAAGATTCTTCAACTGCAACCTCACCTTCTGCTCCTCTTCAAATTGAAGCTCCAGCCACTTCAAGCCAGCAAGCTCCTGTAAATGATGAAGCTCCTGCAACTCAAGCAGGTTCTGCAACTCAAGCAGGTTCTGCAACTCCAAGTGATTCTGCTAATCCGGTTAGTTCTGCTAAACGTAGTTTTGTTTGGGAACATTTTAAGGAGTATGACAAGATTGAGAAGGGTAAAGATGCTGAAGGGAATGAGATAGACATTGTTAAAAAAAGAGCTCACTGTATTTACTGTCCTAGAGGGAAAATTGGAGACTTTGCAGTGGATAGTTCTAAGAATGGGACTTCGGGGATGATTAGGCATATTAATCAATTTTGTAGGTACTATCCACCTAATATTAGCAAGACTCAGAGGGTTCTTGTAGGTGATAAGTCTCAGGGAAACAAGCTAACTGCAGTAGCTTATGATCAAGATGACTATCTAGAAGCTTGTGTAGAAATGATTGTCATAGATGAGTTGCCCTTTACCtttgttgagaagaaaggtTTTAATCGGTTTTGTACTAGAGTGTGCCCTCTGTTTAAAGTACCCTCTCGTAGGAAACTAGTTACAAACTTTCTAAGAATGTATGATGcacagaaaaaagaattaatcaaGATTTTGAAGGCTTACAGGGTGTGTCTTACAACGGACACTTGGACTAGTGTGCAAAACATTAACTATATGGTGCTTACTGCCCATTTCGTTGATGTTGATTGGAAAATGCACAAGAGGGTTATAAACTTTTGTGTTATCCAAAATCATCAAGGGGCAACCATAGGCAGGCTTATAGAGTCATGTTTACTGCAGTGGGAGATTGAGAGAGTTTTAACCATCACTGTCGATAATCCATCTGCCAATAAGTCAGCTTTAGAGTGGCTTATATCAAAGATGAACAAATCTGAATGTTACAAACCAGTTTTAGGTGGTAAATACATGCATGTGAGATGCACAGCCCACATAACCAATCTGATTGTGGGACATGGCTTGAAGAGGCTGCAAAAGAGTGTTTTAGCCATTAGGAATGTTGTCAAGTATGTTAGGTCTTCACCTAATCGACTAGATAGTTTTCGAAAAGCTGTGGAAAGGGTAAAGCTTCCTCTTAAAGGGCTGGTTTGTCTTGATGTCCCAACAAGATGGAATTCAACTTATCTAATGTTGGAGGCAGCCTTAAAATTCAAGAAAGCTTTTGTTAGGATGGAGGAAGATGAGGATCAGCTGTATCTAGGTTATTTTAAGGAACCAGAAGAGGAGTATGATGAGGAGGGCAATCTGATTCCTAGTACTAACAAGAGAAACAGAGTTGGACCACCTGCAAAATCAGATTGGGAAAAGGCTGAGATTTTTGTTGATCTACTTAGAGTTTTTTACGACGTGACGCTGCGAGTTAGTGCAAGCTTGCATCCAACTGTGCATACGACATTTCATGATGTCGTAACAATGGAGAAAAACATCAACAGCCTATTCCTTGAACCTGAGATAGCAACTGGTTCCGATACAGAAAATGTTTTAACCGATATGGCTGCAAATATGAAATCTAGGTTTTTGAAATACTATGGCAGCTTTCAAGACCTCAACCACTTGGTTATTATCGGACTTGTACTCGATGCAAGGTTCAAGCTTAGGAATTACACACATTCCTTGAAGGAAGAGGGTTTGGATGACTTTGATGTGCAACACAGAACTGATGAGATTAAATCTCTATTGATGGCACTATACGATGAGGTACAACTCGAACTTTGA